A section of the Ovis canadensis isolate MfBH-ARS-UI-01 breed Bighorn chromosome 1, ARS-UI_OviCan_v2, whole genome shotgun sequence genome encodes:
- the KRTAP26-1 gene encoding keratin-associated protein 26-1, whose protein sequence is MSCHNYCSGNYTLGSLRSPCHIPVASSVGLYTPSVSVGDGLCLPSSCQDRTWILSNGQETCSEPTSCQPANCEPSSCETSSYPSSGCYVPRPGQGTSFLPTSSYLSGSCLSVSYRPLAYGSSSSRPLSLLPCGYRPSGSLPCGLQPISIVSSGLRPLRPVFSGCQTLPYVFSPYRPSYSTCGGL, encoded by the coding sequence ATGTCTTGCCACAACTACTGCTCCGGAAACTACACCTTGGGGTCTCTCAGGAGTCCCTGCCACATTCCCGTCGCCTCCTCCGTCGGCCTCTACACTCCGAGTGTGAGCGTCGGAGATGGTCTCTGCTTGCCCAGCAGCTGTCAGGACCGAACCTGGATCCTGAGCAATGGCCAGGAGACCTGCAGTGAACCTACCAGCTGCCAGCCAGCCAACTGCGAGCCCAGCAGCTGTGAAACTTCCAGCTACCCTTCTTCTGGTTGCTATGTGCCAAGACCCGGCCAAGGAACGAGTTTTCTTCCCACTTCTTCTTACCTCTCTGGATCCTGCCTCTCAGTGTCTTATAGACCGCTGGCCTATGGGTCCAGCAGCTCGCGACCCTTGAGCCTTCTCCCTTGTGGATATCGCCCCTCGGGTTCTTTGCCCTGTGGTCTTCAACCCATCAGCATTGTGTCCAGCGGCCTCAGACCTCTACGCCCTGTCTTCAGTGGATGCCAAACTCTGCCTTATGTGTTCAGTCCTTACCGTCCATCTTACTCTACCTGCGGAGGCCTGTAG